Proteins encoded by one window of Mariniplasma anaerobium:
- a CDS encoding nucleotidyltransferase domain-containing protein: MSNNIKIVRENLELTQEQVSLLTGVPVKTLRNWEQEVRKPSEWTIDLVMDRLLRVKMEEYAKIDESSGVLSFLTIKENISKIAKNYDIEKVYLFGSYVKGQATQNSDVDLYMESDLYGLEYFEFVEQLRENLKKKVEVLSNKTVQEYSKIDEEIKKSGALIYER; this comes from the coding sequence ATGTCTAATAATATTAAAATAGTAAGAGAAAACTTAGAATTAACACAAGAACAAGTATCATTATTAACTGGCGTACCAGTAAAAACATTAAGAAACTGGGAACAAGAAGTAAGGAAACCCAGCGAGTGGACAATTGATTTAGTTATGGATAGATTACTAAGAGTAAAAATGGAAGAATATGCTAAGATCGATGAATCCTCAGGTGTTTTGTCATTTTTAACAATAAAAGAAAACATAAGTAAAATAGCTAAGAATTATGATATTGAAAAAGTTTATTTGTTTGGATCATATGTCAAAGGTCAAGCTACACAAAATAGTGATGTTGATCTATATATGGAGTCTGATTTATACGGTTTAGAGTATTTTGAATTTGTTGAACAACTAAGAGAAAATTTAAAGAAAAAAGTGGAAGTTCTAAGTAATAAAACAGTTCAAGAATATTCGAAAATTGATGAAGAAATTAAAAAGTCAGGAGCGCTGATTTATGAAAGATAA
- a CDS encoding cyclase family protein, with translation MIYYDVSMKITPDMQVYKNKDSKKPVFRVASDFDTSPAHETEVTMNLHTGTHMDFPLHMIKDGQTSSKLELNRLIREVKVFDMTHIKDAISKDDLVDLDICKNDFILFKTQNSYEDKFNFKFIYIDQSAALYLNQKEIRGVGVDALGVERDQENHMTHKLLFEKDIYIIEGLRLKEIKQGSYFMYALPIKMDHADALLLSVILVA, from the coding sequence ATGATTTATTATGATGTAAGTATGAAAATTACACCAGATATGCAAGTATATAAAAATAAGGATAGTAAAAAACCTGTTTTTAGAGTTGCATCTGATTTTGATACAAGTCCTGCTCATGAAACTGAAGTAACGATGAATCTGCACACAGGAACACATATGGATTTTCCGTTGCATATGATTAAAGATGGTCAAACATCAAGCAAATTGGAACTAAATAGACTCATTAGAGAAGTTAAAGTCTTTGATATGACTCATATTAAAGATGCAATTTCAAAAGATGATTTAGTTGATTTAGATATTTGTAAAAATGATTTTATTTTGTTTAAAACTCAAAATAGTTATGAAGATAAATTTAATTTTAAATTTATCTACATTGATCAAAGTGCAGCACTTTATTTAAATCAAAAAGAAATTAGAGGTGTAGGAGTTGATGCACTTGGTGTAGAGCGAGATCAAGAAAATCATATGACTCACAAATTGTTATTTGAAAAAGATATTTATATCATTGAAGGATTAAGATTGAAAGAAATTAAACAAGGATCTTATTTTATGTATGCTCTTCCTATTAAAATGGATCATGCAGATGCACTATTATTAAGTGTTATTTTGGTGGCATGA
- a CDS encoding putative immunity protein: protein MFKANTINHYKDISKEYLLLWIRESIKKMHKDLNLEDSEFKHIDTLMNASTQNIVTIAEIRREAFKLHQKARSSIDLTHKLLYRIYGQSLSIIHVKTHAFHAANYILKLYKLYDKDVKLVYENQVENLESAYQVTYKKLDDII, encoded by the coding sequence GTGTTTAAAGCAAACACAATCAATCATTACAAAGATATCTCTAAAGAGTATTTATTGCTTTGGATTAGAGAATCAATTAAAAAAATGCACAAAGATCTTAATCTTGAAGATAGTGAGTTTAAACATATAGATACTCTTATGAATGCGTCTACGCAAAATATTGTAACCATTGCTGAAATTAGGAGAGAAGCTTTTAAACTGCATCAAAAAGCAAGATCATCAATAGATTTGACACATAAATTGCTTTATAGAATCTACGGACAATCATTATCAATCATTCATGTTAAGACACATGCTTTTCATGCAGCAAATTATATATTAAAACTGTATAAACTATATGATAAAGATGTGAAGTTAGTTTATGAAAATCAAGTAGAGAATTTAGAAAGTGCATATCAAGTGACATATAAAAAACTTGATGATATAATTTAA
- the ggt gene encoding gamma-glutamyltransferase yields the protein MNKYNSNKTPVLAKHGVVATSEPNAANAGLEILKKGGNAIDAAIATAAALTVCEPTSNGIGGDNFAIIWYKGKLIGMNSSGKSPALLSMDVLKEKGLSELPRFGFLPVTVPGVVKGWAELSKKYGKLSFKEVLAPAIRLAKDGYKISATVASNWKRAKQIYEKNLNDDMFKYWFETFGNVPDVGDDVVLKDHAKSLEDIANTFGDSFYNGNIADKIESFSIKYGGLIRKSDLSAHKVNWVHPISTSYRGYDLYELPPNTQGIIGLMGLNILENHKFNETDSVDTYHQYIESIKLAFSDGLNYIADPEYMKISVDDMLSKSYAKQRYEKINENAQIPKCGDPKSSGTVYLATADKDGNMVSFIQSNYMGFGSGLVVPHTGITLQNRGHNFSMDEKSVNYIGPNKKPYHTIIPGFIMKDKLPVGPFGVMGGFMQPQGHLQVISSMLDFNLDPQEALDRPRFQWIKENTIYVEPNLDESIIKGLKEKGHDVIIQPDLGHFGRGQIILKKDENYIAATEIRCDGTICSY from the coding sequence ATGAATAAGTACAATTCTAATAAAACACCCGTACTTGCAAAGCATGGTGTGGTTGCTACTAGCGAACCTAATGCTGCAAATGCTGGACTAGAAATTCTAAAAAAAGGTGGAAATGCTATTGATGCAGCAATTGCAACAGCTGCTGCCTTAACTGTATGTGAACCTACAAGTAATGGTATTGGCGGAGATAATTTTGCGATTATTTGGTATAAAGGTAAACTCATTGGTATGAACTCAAGTGGTAAATCTCCAGCTTTACTTTCTATGGATGTATTAAAGGAGAAAGGATTATCTGAACTTCCGCGATTTGGGTTTCTACCCGTCACTGTTCCTGGCGTTGTTAAGGGATGGGCGGAGTTATCAAAAAAATATGGAAAGCTCTCTTTTAAAGAAGTTTTAGCCCCTGCTATTAGGCTTGCAAAAGATGGCTATAAGATTTCTGCAACAGTTGCGAGCAATTGGAAGCGTGCAAAACAAATATATGAAAAAAACTTAAACGATGATATGTTTAAGTACTGGTTTGAAACATTTGGAAATGTTCCAGATGTTGGTGATGATGTTGTCTTAAAAGATCATGCTAAAAGCTTGGAAGACATCGCCAATACATTTGGGGATAGTTTTTATAATGGAAATATCGCTGATAAAATTGAAAGCTTTTCAATTAAATATGGTGGCTTAATTAGAAAAAGCGATTTAAGTGCTCACAAAGTTAATTGGGTACATCCTATTTCCACTTCATATAGAGGATATGACCTTTATGAACTTCCACCAAATACACAAGGTATCATTGGACTCATGGGTTTAAATATACTTGAAAACCATAAATTTAATGAAACTGATAGTGTAGACACATATCATCAATATATTGAATCAATTAAACTAGCTTTTAGTGATGGACTAAATTATATTGCAGATCCTGAGTACATGAAAATCAGTGTTGATGATATGTTATCAAAATCATATGCAAAACAAAGATACGAAAAAATAAATGAAAATGCACAAATTCCAAAATGTGGAGATCCAAAATCTTCAGGTACTGTTTATCTTGCGACTGCAGATAAAGATGGTAATATGGTGTCTTTCATTCAAAGTAACTATATGGGCTTTGGTTCTGGACTGGTTGTACCTCATACAGGTATAACACTTCAAAATAGAGGACATAATTTTTCTATGGATGAAAAATCAGTCAATTACATTGGTCCAAATAAAAAACCTTATCATACAATTATTCCTGGATTTATCATGAAAGATAAATTGCCAGTTGGACCATTTGGTGTTATGGGTGGCTTCATGCAACCTCAAGGGCACCTACAAGTCATATCTTCTATGCTAGATTTTAATCTTGATCCACAAGAAGCTCTTGATCGACCAAGATTCCAATGGATAAAAGAAAACACCATATATGTCGAGCCAAACCTAGATGAATCCATCATTAAGGGTCTAAAAGAAAAAGGTCATGATGTTATTATTCAGCCTGATTTAGGTCATTTTGGTCGTGGTCAAATCATCTTAAAAAAAGATGAAAACTATATAGCTGCAACAGAAATTAGATGTGATGGAACCATTTGTTCATATTGA
- a CDS encoding pyridoxamine 5'-phosphate oxidase family protein: MKNSIEKVQDQLNSFTSNFLSVVISTITNEQKPYTSYAPYVFYDNHYYFLISMIAKHYDNLSLNQNASIMFIQDEAQTPNIFFRKRLSYAVSTILDIKDDMVKGEFVKRFGDMATMLFKMDFLIVKCNIENGRFVIGPGQAYNIDCQRQIINQATNPKGHNKK, encoded by the coding sequence ATGAAAAACTCAATTGAAAAAGTTCAAGACCAATTAAATAGTTTCACATCTAATTTTTTATCGGTTGTAATTTCAACTATTACTAATGAGCAAAAACCATATACATCATATGCACCATATGTCTTTTATGACAATCACTATTATTTTTTAATCAGTATGATTGCAAAGCATTATGACAATCTATCATTGAATCAAAATGCGAGTATTATGTTTATTCAAGATGAAGCACAAACACCAAATATATTTTTTAGAAAACGGCTTTCATATGCCGTTTCTACCATATTAGATATTAAAGATGATATGGTTAAAGGTGAATTTGTAAAACGCTTTGGAGATATGGCAACTATGTTATTTAAAATGGATTTTCTTATAGTTAAATGTAATATAGAAAACGGCAGATTTGTTATAGGTCCAGGCCAAGCATATAATATAGATTGCCAAAGACAAATCATCAATCAAGCAACAAATCCTAAAGGACATAATAAAAAATAA
- a CDS encoding GNAT family N-acetyltransferase yields the protein MYKLVKPNLEHKAKFLDYLDDWGDQSMTPLTSDMKDMSYEDLLSYFYQAEHDINLPRGYVPDSNYFFVDEHNEIFGFVNIRHYLNDILLKIRGHIAYGIRPSKRGMGLSKIMLELALIEAKKKGINRVLMVCDKSNIASAKSIIANKGILENEVYDVTDHKIIQRFWIDLSDE from the coding sequence ATGTATAAATTAGTAAAACCTAATCTAGAACATAAAGCTAAATTTCTAGATTATTTGGATGACTGGGGTGATCAATCCATGACACCATTGACATCTGATATGAAGGATATGAGCTATGAAGATCTTTTAAGTTATTTTTATCAAGCTGAACATGATATTAATTTGCCTAGAGGTTATGTGCCAGATTCTAATTATTTTTTTGTAGATGAACATAATGAAATCTTTGGATTTGTAAATATAAGACATTATTTAAATGATATATTGTTAAAGATTCGTGGTCATATAGCATATGGTATTAGACCTTCAAAAAGAGGTATGGGATTATCTAAGATAATGCTTGAATTAGCTTTAATAGAAGCAAAAAAAAAAGGGATAAATCGTGTTTTAATGGTATGTGATAAATCAAATATTGCATCAGCTAAAAGTATTATCGCAAATAAGGGGATATTAGAAAATGAGGTCTATGATGTTACAGACCATAAAATTATTCAAAGATTTTGGATTGATTTAAGTGATGAATAA
- a CDS encoding NAD-dependent epimerase/dehydratase family protein produces MKVLFIGGTGLISTAVTNLAAKRDIDLYVLNRGNKNTELPKGVTSIICDINDEKAVEKALKHHKFDSVVDWIAFSTDQVKRDYKLFKNITEQYVFISSASAYQKPLPKLPITEDVALDNQYWEYSKNKQLCEEYLLNLKDDNFNVTIIRPSHTYDHHGLIFQIKSDKNPFTIPQRMIDHKPVIIPDDGKSLWTLTYNYDFAEAFLDILGNEKTYQNYYHLTSDKVYDWNQLTQAVYDALDVKPNVIHIPTDFILKHFPELKGELYGDKKDSAVFDNSKIKRVAPNYISKTEYPDIVKNSIAYYLSDKKLQEIDVDFTKRYDALIEDFKQNYK; encoded by the coding sequence ATGAAAGTACTATTTATTGGTGGAACAGGCTTAATATCAACAGCAGTTACAAATCTTGCAGCAAAAAGAGACATCGATCTTTATGTGTTAAATAGAGGGAATAAGAATACTGAATTACCCAAAGGTGTCACTTCAATCATATGTGATATCAATGATGAAAAAGCAGTTGAAAAGGCACTTAAACATCATAAGTTTGATAGTGTCGTTGATTGGATTGCTTTTAGTACAGATCAAGTTAAAAGAGATTATAAGTTATTTAAAAATATTACCGAGCAATATGTTTTTATTTCTAGTGCATCAGCATATCAAAAACCATTACCTAAACTACCAATAACAGAAGATGTTGCTTTGGATAATCAATATTGGGAGTATTCAAAAAATAAACAGCTATGTGAAGAATATTTGTTAAACTTAAAAGATGATAATTTTAATGTTACAATCATTAGACCATCACATACATATGACCATCATGGTTTGATATTTCAAATAAAATCAGATAAAAATCCATTCACTATCCCTCAAAGAATGATTGATCATAAACCAGTGATCATTCCAGATGATGGAAAGTCACTTTGGACACTTACATATAACTATGATTTTGCAGAGGCATTTCTAGATATTCTTGGTAATGAGAAAACTTATCAAAATTACTACCATTTAACATCTGATAAAGTTTATGATTGGAACCAATTAACTCAAGCTGTATATGATGCACTTGATGTTAAACCTAATGTCATTCATATCCCTACAGATTTCATTTTAAAGCATTTTCCTGAACTAAAAGGTGAATTGTATGGAGATAAAAAAGATAGTGCTGTATTTGATAATTCTAAGATCAAAAGAGTTGCACCAAACTATATATCAAAAACAGAGTATCCAGATATAGTGAAAAATTCTATAGCATATTATTTGAGTGATAAAAAACTACAAGAAATAGATGTTGATTTTACGAAAAGATATGATGCTTTAATAGAAGACTTTAAACAAAATTACAAATAA
- a CDS encoding DNA-3-methyladenine glycosylase family protein: MDYEITFKNNSKEVVFLIDKDPNLKSLFENKSEIKVKVSVDYYQSLVQTIIAQQLSTRVADIIYNRLLELLNNQIDPFNILNTSDDQLRDIGLSRPKIKYLKSLAKHIDDKEILFEKFDSMTDEEIINQLTEVKGIGIWTAQMFLMFSMGRKDVFSTLDLGLRNALKQLLNRPEMTHKEIEAYSQKWIPYRSYVSHFLWHSWD; this comes from the coding sequence ATGGATTATGAAATCACATTTAAAAACAACTCTAAAGAAGTGGTCTTTTTAATTGATAAAGATCCTAATTTAAAATCATTATTTGAAAATAAAAGTGAAATAAAAGTAAAAGTATCGGTAGATTACTATCAATCTTTAGTTCAAACAATTATTGCTCAACAATTGTCTACTAGAGTTGCTGATATCATCTATAATAGACTACTTGAGCTTTTAAACAATCAAATCGACCCATTTAACATACTAAATACATCAGATGATCAACTAAGAGATATTGGATTATCTAGACCTAAGATTAAGTATTTAAAGTCTTTAGCCAAACATATAGACGATAAAGAAATTTTGTTCGAAAAATTTGACTCTATGACAGATGAAGAAATCATCAATCAATTGACAGAAGTTAAAGGAATTGGTATATGGACCGCTCAAATGTTTTTAATGTTTTCAATGGGTAGAAAAGATGTTTTTTCCACATTGGATTTAGGATTAAGAAACGCACTTAAACAATTATTAAACAGACCGGAAATGACACATAAAGAAATTGAAGCCTATAGTCAAAAATGGATACCATATCGCTCATATGTTTCTCATTTTTTATGGCATTCTTGGGATTAA
- a CDS encoding HepT-like ribonuclease domain-containing protein, translated as MKDKIYIDRIIKYAKKIGRYMEEVDTITDFENNDEKVDAVILNLEQIGETAKKLSDETKQIYNSIHWPSIIGLRNMISHEYEGIRLNIIYDIATVNIPELLYKLDK; from the coding sequence ATGAAAGATAAGATATATATTGATCGTATCATTAAGTATGCAAAGAAAATTGGCAGATATATGGAAGAAGTCGATACAATCACAGACTTTGAGAACAATGACGAGAAAGTCGATGCAGTTATATTAAATCTAGAACAAATCGGTGAAACAGCAAAGAAACTTTCAGATGAGACAAAACAAATTTATAATTCTATTCATTGGCCAAGCATTATTGGTTTAAGAAATATGATATCACATGAATACGAAGGTATTAGACTGAATATCATTTATGACATTGCTACAGTAAATATACCAGAATTGTTATATAAATTAGACAAATAA
- the zwf gene encoding glucose-6-phosphate dehydrogenase, with product MKKLIFTIFGSTGDLTSRKLLPALSKLYKDNKIPKETKIICLGRKDLNTKSYLTYMNDESSAPLDLKTLEQIVEYHKIQITDKNDYNELKKIISKETDNQTKQLYYLAIGPELFFDVAQNINHSGLIEKANENQLIIFEKPFGHDLKSAKKINQMLWEFFDEKQIYRIDHYLGKEMIQNIMMVRFANRIFEEVWYNRTIKNVKIIVKETDGIFNRGGYYDQSGALKDMVQSHLIQMLSMVSMEVPLSYHSEDVKNEKVKAIENVSFDSNSFIFGQYEGYLNEDKVNKDSKTETFVFIKAFVNTPRFKGVPFYLMTGKKLDQKESVIIVEFEETSEQRKWNLPLSTNKLYIKIAPDDGVGLKFNSKVPGLTGDVQEVELEYCAACNAVGNLSEAYEKLLLEATESHKTLFTRWDEIELSWKLIEHIKEKQTDPIIYNDYKALQVLIKEKMDVKMP from the coding sequence ATGAAAAAACTAATATTTACAATATTTGGTTCTACAGGAGATTTAACATCAAGAAAACTGCTTCCTGCATTATCAAAACTATATAAAGATAATAAAATTCCTAAAGAAACTAAAATCATTTGTTTAGGTAGAAAAGATTTAAACACGAAATCATATCTAACTTATATGAATGATGAATCAAGTGCACCATTAGATTTAAAAACTTTAGAACAAATTGTTGAATATCATAAAATTCAGATTACAGATAAAAATGATTACAATGAATTAAAAAAAATTATCTCAAAGGAAACTGATAATCAAACAAAACAACTTTATTATCTTGCTATAGGTCCAGAGTTGTTCTTTGATGTTGCACAAAACATCAATCACTCTGGTTTGATCGAAAAAGCTAATGAAAATCAATTAATAATATTTGAAAAACCTTTCGGTCATGATTTAAAAAGTGCTAAAAAAATTAATCAAATGCTATGGGAATTCTTTGATGAAAAACAAATTTATAGAATTGATCATTACTTAGGAAAAGAAATGATACAAAATATTATGATGGTAAGATTTGCTAATAGAATCTTTGAAGAAGTTTGGTACAATAGAACAATTAAAAATGTAAAAATTATTGTTAAAGAAACAGATGGTATCTTTAATAGAGGTGGATACTATGATCAATCAGGTGCGCTAAAAGATATGGTGCAATCTCATTTAATACAAATGTTAAGTATGGTTTCAATGGAAGTACCTCTAAGTTATCATAGTGAAGATGTTAAAAATGAAAAAGTCAAAGCGATAGAAAATGTTTCATTTGATTCAAATTCATTTATATTTGGACAATATGAAGGATATTTAAATGAGGATAAGGTAAATAAAGATTCTAAAACTGAGACTTTTGTTTTTATAAAAGCATTTGTAAATACTCCAAGGTTTAAAGGTGTTCCTTTTTACTTAATGACGGGTAAGAAATTAGATCAAAAAGAATCAGTGATTATTGTTGAATTTGAAGAAACTTCAGAACAAAGAAAATGGAATCTACCATTATCTACAAATAAACTCTATATTAAAATTGCACCAGATGATGGTGTAGGCTTAAAATTTAATTCTAAAGTGCCTGGTTTAACAGGTGATGTCCAAGAAGTTGAATTAGAATACTGTGCAGCATGTAATGCTGTAGGTAATTTAAGTGAAGCCTATGAAAAACTATTACTAGAAGCTACAGAGTCACACAAAACCCTATTCACTAGATGGGATGAGATTGAATTATCTTGGAAGCTTATTGAGCATATCAAAGAAAAACAAACAGATCCTATCATTTATAATGATTACAAAGCCTTACAGGTTCTTATAAAAGAAAAAATGGATGTGAAAATGCCATGA
- a CDS encoding MFS transporter has product MKKSILITISFFLVQGIIHNLGHPVTPSFVRSLGIPDFMFGVFFASMSFGLMIGGPIWGVLGDNGKKRNYIVIGLLMYSIGQFGFGYAGNQYIMVFFRFFSGLGVVAAATLLISHIIEISEKKDRTKHLAYTAAAMTLGGSIGYYLGGFIGTNEVMVDLLNITSYSKIFLIQAILNVFYAAYIYFAFKDSKFDVQTVKRPNMLQSLKEVAHIRPSLLFFLISLTFMTIGAINLSKYMDVYFDELGYTPLQLGTFVFTTGIVSVLTSIFIVPLFARFKKQIFAIAIIQILSAVIVLFVFRASNFLLIVYTVYMIYVIFKAVYQPLEQNFISLHAEEGKFGRVMGVRQSFLSIGMVIGPLLGGFLYERSALLLFDSSALTFLIGVLLLGVVYVLEKKHQQKVNLSV; this is encoded by the coding sequence ATGAAAAAATCAATACTTATAACCATATCATTTTTCCTTGTTCAAGGAATTATACATAATCTTGGTCATCCAGTAACGCCATCATTCGTTAGAAGTCTAGGTATACCAGACTTCATGTTTGGGGTGTTTTTTGCGTCTATGAGTTTTGGACTTATGATTGGTGGTCCAATTTGGGGTGTTTTAGGAGATAATGGCAAAAAGAGGAATTATATTGTAATTGGATTACTTATGTATAGTATTGGCCAATTTGGTTTTGGCTATGCAGGCAATCAATACATCATGGTATTTTTTAGATTCTTTAGTGGATTGGGTGTGGTTGCAGCAGCAACCTTATTAATTAGTCATATTATTGAAATTTCTGAAAAAAAAGATAGAACCAAACATTTAGCATATACAGCAGCAGCAATGACCCTAGGAGGATCGATTGGTTATTATCTAGGGGGATTCATAGGAACTAATGAAGTTATGGTAGATTTATTAAATATTACTTCATATTCTAAAATCTTTTTAATACAAGCTATATTAAATGTCTTTTATGCAGCATATATCTATTTTGCATTTAAAGATTCTAAATTTGATGTACAAACTGTAAAAAGACCAAATATGCTGCAAAGTTTAAAAGAAGTTGCACATATTAGACCAAGTTTATTATTCTTTTTAATATCTTTAACGTTCATGACTATAGGTGCAATCAATTTAAGCAAATATATGGATGTCTATTTTGATGAATTAGGTTATACACCGTTGCAATTAGGAACATTTGTTTTTACAACTGGTATTGTTTCAGTATTAACATCTATCTTTATAGTTCCTTTATTTGCTAGATTTAAAAAACAAATATTTGCGATTGCAATTATTCAAATATTAAGTGCAGTTATTGTATTATTTGTATTTAGAGCGTCTAATTTTTTATTAATTGTATATACTGTATATATGATATATGTTATCTTCAAAGCTGTATATCAACCACTAGAGCAAAATTTCATTTCACTGCATGCGGAAGAAGGAAAATTTGGGAGAGTCATGGGTGTTAGACAATCATTTTTATCAATAGGTATGGTCATAGGACCATTATTAGGTGGATTCTTATATGAAAGAAGTGCACTTTTATTATTTGATTCATCAGCACTTACATTTTTAATTGGTGTATTATTATTAGGTGTTGTTTATGTTTTAGAAAAGAAACATCAACAAAAGGTAAATTTAAGTGTTTAA
- a CDS encoding AAA family ATPase codes for MIVCVGASASGKTQLAKTLYQKYGYQKCVTTTTREKRDGEIDGIDYHFVSKQTFLNLQKENAFFEASQYHNHLYGIQKKDVHKNGIVIVEPDGANTLIKQLANDIFVVYVKTSEALRIERMTKRNDDPLIIEQRIKNDQNIFNESNLNRIDLTITNESKTLEELARFVNHSYQRYIKNQEKEK; via the coding sequence ATGATTGTATGTGTAGGTGCGTCTGCTAGTGGGAAAACTCAATTAGCAAAAACTTTATATCAAAAATATGGTTATCAAAAATGTGTAACAACAACAACTAGAGAAAAAAGAGATGGTGAAATAGATGGTATTGATTATCATTTTGTTTCTAAACAAACATTTCTAAATCTTCAAAAAGAAAATGCCTTTTTTGAAGCATCTCAATATCACAATCATCTATATGGCATTCAAAAAAAAGATGTTCACAAAAATGGAATTGTTATTGTTGAACCAGATGGCGCAAATACTTTAATCAAACAATTAGCAAATGATATATTTGTTGTATATGTTAAAACAAGTGAAGCATTAAGAATAGAAAGAATGACAAAAAGAAATGATGATCCATTAATTATTGAACAAAGAATTAAAAACGATCAAAACATTTTTAATGAATCTAATTTAAATCGAATTGACTTAACAATTACCAATGAATCTAAAACATTAGAAGAACTAGCAAGATTTGTTAATCATAGCTATCAAAGATATATAAAAAATCAAGAAAAAGAAAAATGA
- a CDS encoding glutathione peroxidase gives MMIYDFKVKNMKNEDVSLEKYKGKVLLIVNTAPKCGFAPQYEGLEKLYETYGGKDFELLDFPSNQFMNQAPGTNEEIKEFCELTYGTKFETFSKIDVNGKDAIPLYKYLKENGPKELKGTEKEEGFLRNMLFGNKIKWNFTKFLVDKDGKIVKRFSPGFKPEDIEKYIKELVA, from the coding sequence ATGATGATTTATGATTTCAAAGTGAAAAATATGAAAAATGAAGACGTATCTTTAGAAAAATATAAAGGAAAAGTCTTATTAATTGTTAATACAGCACCAAAATGTGGTTTTGCACCTCAATATGAAGGGTTAGAAAAACTATATGAAACATATGGCGGAAAAGATTTTGAATTACTTGATTTTCCATCAAATCAATTTATGAATCAAGCACCTGGAACAAATGAAGAAATTAAAGAATTTTGTGAATTAACTTATGGAACTAAATTTGAGACATTTTCAAAAATTGATGTAAATGGTAAAGATGCGATACCATTATATAAATACTTAAAAGAAAATGGTCCAAAAGAATTAAAAGGAACAGAAAAAGAAGAAGGCTTTTTAAGAAACATGCTTTTTGGAAACAAAATCAAATGGAATTTTACAAAATTTCTTGTTGATAAAGATGGTAAGATTGTTAAAAGATTTAGTCCAGGATTTAAACCAGAAGACATAGAAAAATACATTAAAGAATTAGTTGCATAA
- a CDS encoding GNAT family N-acetyltransferase — MIRLAKISDLKHIWDLRLETTKLLKQRGIDQWQYHLPDQQTITNDINLNEFYVYELDRQIIGMIAIKSGIEPTYDIIYDGAWTSDRPYLTIHRLAVSKQFLGQDIAEKLMIFAHNLAKEKHIDYIRIDTHENNKYAIRFFKSLGYELKGYIFLNKNHPGDPKRLAFDILL, encoded by the coding sequence ATGATTAGATTAGCTAAAATTAGTGATCTTAAACACATCTGGGATTTAAGATTAGAAACAACTAAGCTTTTAAAACAAAGAGGTATTGACCAATGGCAGTATCACTTACCAGATCAACAAACAATAACAAATGATATAAATCTTAATGAATTTTATGTTTATGAGCTTGATCGTCAAATTATCGGAATGATTGCGATTAAATCAGGCATAGAGCCAACTTATGACATCATATATGATGGCGCATGGACATCAGATAGACCGTATCTGACTATTCATAGATTAGCAGTCTCAAAGCAATTCTTAGGACAAGATATAGCTGAAAAACTGATGATATTTGCTCATAATCTAGCAAAAGAGAAACACATAGACTATATTAGAATAGATACACACGAGAATAACAAATATGCAATTAGATTTTTTAAATCTTTGGGATACGAGTTAAAAGGATACATATTTTTAAATAAAAATCATCCAGGAGATCCAAAAAGACTTGCATTTGATATATTACTATAG